One Megamonas hypermegale genomic window carries:
- the crcB gene encoding fluoride efflux transporter CrcB, which produces MTKVLVVMLGCSVGGAMRYLITTYINKLGHFPYGTLTVNLVGCFLIGIISTLLTERFTGASQYLSLLLTVGFLGGLTTFSSFSNETMLLLKTGLVLQAIGNIALNTIGGLIAVWIGIILVRMIYS; this is translated from the coding sequence ATGACTAAAGTATTAGTAGTGATGTTAGGATGTTCTGTAGGTGGTGCTATGCGATATTTAATTACCACCTATATAAATAAGTTAGGTCATTTCCCTTATGGAACTTTGACAGTAAATTTAGTTGGTTGCTTTTTAATTGGCATCATTTCTACACTGTTAACAGAACGATTTACAGGAGCATCGCAGTATTTATCGTTATTATTGACAGTTGGCTTTTTGGGTGGACTTACGACATTTTCTTCTTTTAGTAATGAAACTATGCTTTTATTAAAAACAGGATTGGTTTTGCAGGCTATAGGTAATATTGCTTTAAATACGATTGGTGGACTTATTGCCGTTTGGATTGGCATAATACTTGTTAGAATGATTTATTCATAA
- a CDS encoding amino acid ABC transporter substrate-binding protein, with protein MKKLLVLCLAMVFGVMMIAGCGSQNEQSSSGSEADNSKPIVIGLDDSYPPMGFKDENNEIVGFDVDLAKEAAKRLNRSVEFKGIDWSSKEAELQSGRVDVLWNGLDITEERKQNMLFSDPYMKNRQVVFVPVDVEVNSIEDLKGKVIGTQSGSTAETFLDNNQEYASQFAEVKKYGDYIDSFMDLENGRIDAVVTDELVGTYYMQKHPNAFKETTIVVGEPTDFGIAFAKDNTALRDEVQKVMNEMKADGTIAKISEKWFGKDITNE; from the coding sequence ATGAAAAAATTATTGGTATTATGCTTAGCAATGGTATTCGGTGTAATGATGATTGCAGGCTGTGGTAGTCAGAATGAACAAAGTTCTTCTGGAAGTGAAGCAGACAACAGCAAACCAATCGTAATTGGTTTAGATGATAGTTATCCACCAATGGGCTTTAAAGATGAAAATAATGAAATTGTTGGTTTTGATGTAGATTTAGCTAAAGAAGCTGCAAAACGTTTAAATCGTTCTGTAGAATTTAAAGGCATTGATTGGTCCAGTAAAGAAGCTGAATTACAAAGTGGCCGTGTAGATGTTTTATGGAATGGTCTTGATATCACAGAAGAACGTAAACAAAATATGTTATTCAGTGACCCATATATGAAAAACCGTCAGGTTGTATTTGTTCCAGTTGATGTAGAAGTTAACTCTATTGAAGATTTGAAAGGTAAAGTAATCGGTACTCAGAGTGGTAGCACAGCAGAAACTTTCCTTGATAATAACCAAGAATATGCATCTCAGTTCGCTGAAGTTAAAAAATATGGTGATTATATAGATTCCTTCATGGATTTGGAAAATGGTCGTATTGATGCTGTAGTAACTGATGAACTCGTAGGTACTTACTATATGCAAAAACATCCAAATGCATTTAAAGAAACAACTATCGTTGTAGGTGAACCAACTGATTTTGGTATCGCTTTTGCTAAAGATAATACAGCACTTCGCGATGAAGTACAAAAAGTTATGAATGAAATGAAAGCAGATGGAACAATCGCTAAGATTTCTGAAAAATGGTTCGGTAAAGATATTACAAACGAATGA
- a CDS encoding DMT family transporter yields MSSQLKGTLLIITGTVLWGASGVLSQHLFVDKMISAEWLVTIRLILSGIILLCVDAILHHGDIFSIWQTKDKIPLICFGILGMLGVQYTYFETIVHSNAATSTILQYLMPIFIVLYLLITTHRIPRKIELFSIFLAMLGTFLLVTKGQLNTLAISPAALAWGLTCAVFAAFYTLQPRQIIKRWRSTLVIGWGMLIGGVVMCFYQPFWEFTGIFDLDTAISFSAIIIFGTAIAFCAYLESTKYLSPTKISVFASLEPFSSIILSIIFLNINFGFIELIGAFIIIFAVTILNI; encoded by the coding sequence ATGTCTTCACAATTAAAAGGAACATTGTTAATAATTACAGGCACAGTATTATGGGGCGCTTCTGGCGTATTATCTCAACATCTATTTGTTGATAAAATGATTTCTGCTGAATGGCTCGTTACTATCCGTTTAATTTTATCTGGTATCATTTTATTATGTGTCGATGCAATACTTCACCATGGAGATATTTTTTCCATTTGGCAAACAAAAGATAAAATTCCATTGATTTGTTTTGGTATCTTAGGCATGCTAGGCGTTCAATACACTTACTTTGAGACCATTGTACATAGTAATGCTGCCACTTCTACAATCCTACAATATTTAATGCCAATATTCATTGTTCTTTATTTACTTATAACAACACATCGCATTCCGCGCAAAATCGAATTATTTTCTATTTTTCTCGCTATGCTCGGAACATTTTTACTCGTGACAAAAGGACAACTTAATACATTAGCAATTTCACCAGCTGCTCTAGCTTGGGGACTTACTTGTGCTGTTTTTGCTGCATTTTATACACTTCAACCGCGCCAAATCATTAAACGATGGCGTTCTACACTCGTCATTGGTTGGGGTATGTTAATCGGTGGCGTTGTAATGTGTTTTTATCAACCATTTTGGGAATTCACAGGTATTTTCGATTTAGATACTGCAATTTCTTTTTCTGCCATAATCATTTTCGGCACAGCAATTGCCTTTTGTGCTTATCTTGAAAGCACGAAATATCTTTCACCGACAAAAATAAGCGTCTTTGCTTCACTTGAACCATTTTCATCAATAATCTTATCCATAATATTTTTAAACATCAACTTTGGTTTCATTGAATTAATCGGTGCTTTCATAATCATATTTGCTGTAACTATCTTGAACATATAA
- a CDS encoding flavin reductase family protein has protein sequence MEMSALWKLSYGMYAIGTMDGKRPTGCIVNTVIQITSDNPVIAVSMNKNNYTYECIKRTGRFSVSILSEQTTQNVIAKLGFSSGKDTDKFDGDIFAWEYMDGLPVVNENSCAQITAQVLTMTEMETHFVILARVQDAKVTSNYNPMTYKYYHEVIKGKAPKNAPTYQAPEKITNKETWVCQVCGYIYEGDLTKEPDDFVCPICKQPKSMFKKQ, from the coding sequence ATGGAAATGTCAGCATTATGGAAATTGAGTTATGGAATGTATGCTATAGGAACAATGGACGGAAAAAGACCTACAGGTTGTATAGTTAATACGGTAATTCAAATCACTAGTGATAATCCAGTGATTGCTGTTAGCATGAATAAGAACAATTATACTTATGAATGTATAAAGCGCACAGGCAGATTTTCTGTATCAATTTTATCAGAGCAAACTACGCAAAATGTAATAGCAAAATTAGGTTTTTCATCAGGAAAAGATACAGATAAATTTGATGGTGATATTTTCGCTTGGGAATATATGGATGGTCTTCCAGTGGTAAATGAAAATAGTTGTGCGCAAATAACAGCTCAAGTGCTCACAATGACAGAAATGGAAACGCATTTTGTGATTTTAGCTCGTGTGCAAGATGCTAAGGTAACATCTAATTATAATCCGATGACTTATAAATATTATCATGAAGTAATAAAGGGTAAAGCACCGAAGAATGCACCTACGTATCAAGCACCAGAAAAGATTACGAATAAAGAAACATGGGTTTGCCAAGTTTGCGGATATATTTATGAAGGCGATTTAACGAAAGAACCTGATGATTTTGTTTGCCCTATTTGTAAACAACCAAAATCTATGTTTAAAAAGCAGTGA
- a CDS encoding DUF441 domain-containing protein, with protein MYSEYIILGVLLLLSYIGHNMSVFYAVGIILILKLFQFNALMNFVETNGLNYGIILLTIAILLPLANGKITVSMMIDSFKSPIGILALLAGVFAAVAGGWGITLLKDSPFIVTSLVVGTMVGVFFFKGVAVGPLIAGGMTYLVLSIAKVIFH; from the coding sequence TTGTATAGTGAATACATTATTCTTGGTGTCTTATTACTTTTAAGCTATATCGGTCATAATATGTCCGTATTTTATGCCGTAGGCATCATATTAATTCTCAAACTTTTTCAATTCAATGCTCTAATGAACTTTGTCGAAACCAATGGTTTAAATTATGGCATTATCCTTCTTACTATTGCTATATTACTGCCTTTAGCTAACGGCAAAATAACTGTTTCTATGATGATAGATAGCTTTAAATCGCCTATAGGAATTTTAGCACTTCTTGCAGGTGTTTTTGCTGCTGTAGCTGGTGGCTGGGGAATAACATTATTAAAAGATTCACCTTTTATTGTAACTTCCCTCGTTGTCGGCACTATGGTCGGTGTATTCTTCTTTAAAGGCGTTGCTGTTGGTCCATTGATAGCCGGTGGCATGACGTATTTAGTATTAAGCATAGCAAAAGTAATTTTTCACTAA